AGTACTTCGGGAACAGCACCGACTCCATCGGCATGTACAGGCCGGTGACGGTCAGGTCGACGAACGCCAGCGTCCGCAGCACCTTGTTGTTCCACACGAAACGCAGGCCCTCGACGATGCCCGACCACACTCCGTCGGGCAGTTTGGTGCGGTCCGGGCGACCCGCGCCCTCCACACGCAGCGCCGAGATCGCCACGATCGACAGGCCGAACGCGCCGGCCGTGACCCACATGGTGTTGACGCCGCCCAGCGTCGCGATCAGCAGGCCGCCGATGCCCGGGCCCACGATGTAGGCCAGGTTGAACACGGCCTCGTACACGCTGTTCGCGTGGTCCAGGGTCCACCCGGCCCGGGCGGCGGCCTCGGGCAGCATGGTCTCGCGCGCGGTCATCCCGGCCGGATCGAAGAACGAACCCAGCGCCGCGAGCCCCGCGAGGACTGCCACATCGATGGCTTCGACACCGAACACGAGTGCGATCACCGGAACCGCCATGACCGACAGGCCTGAGAGCAGATCGGCCAGCATCGAGACCACGCGCCGTCCCAGATAGTCGACCGCGGTCCCCGCCAGCAGTGTCGCGGCCAGCAGGGGCAGTGTCCCGGCCATCGCCACCAGGGATGCCTCGACCGCGGATCCGTTGCGCTGGAGCACCAACCAGGGGAAGGCGACGATCGTGATGCCGTTGCCCGCACCGGCCAACAGCGTCGCCGACAGGATCAGCAGCAGCGGAACACGTCTGCTGTTGACCATCGCGGGCAATCTTAGGTCGCCCGAACGCCCACGGGCCACTGAATTCCCGCAGCGCCGCCCATCGGCTCGGGCACGATGGTCTGGTGTTGCCACATCCCCGGACCGGACGCAGGTTCGCCTCACCCGTCCCGCCCGGGACCCGTTGGCCCGGGGATCCGGCCACCGCGGTCACACCCGTGGCCGGCGACGCGGCCGAGGTGGAGCGGTTGGCTGCCGAGGCTGCCCGTCTGCGCGACCTCGACGCCGAGGTCAGCGTGTGCCGGGCCTGCCCGCGGCTGGTCGCCTGGCGCGAGGAGGTCGCGCTGGTCAAACGCCGCTCATTCGCCGATCAGCCGTACTGGGGCCGGCCAGTCCCCGGGTGGGGTTCTGCGCGCCCGAGGCTGTTCATCGTCGGTCTGGCGCCGGCGGCCCACGGAGCCAACCGGACCGGCCGGATGTTCACCGGCGACCGTTCTGGGGACCAGCTGTTCGCGGCCCTGCACCGCGCCGGACTGGTGAACCAACCGTTGTCCGTCGACGCGGGAGACGGACTGCGGGCCAACCGGATTCGGATCAGCGCACCGGTGCGATGCGCACCGCCGGACAATGCGCCGACCCCGGCCGAACGCGACACCTGCGCACCGTGGCTGCGCGCGGAATGGACGATGGTCGCACCCGACGTGCGGGTCATCGTCGCGCTCGGCGGATTCGCCTGGAACGTGGCGCTGGGCCTGCTCGCGGATCAGATCGTAGGCCGCAGACCGAAGTTCGGGCACGGCGCCGTCGTGACCCTGCCCTCGGGACAGCAGCTTCTCGGGTGCTTCCACCCCAGCCAGCAGAACATGTTCACCGGCCGGCTGACCCCGGCCATGCTCGACGAGATCTTCGCCGACGCGCGCCGACGTGCCGGTATCTGAGCGATTTCGGCGCGCAAACCCGCGCTCAGCGCACGCAAGCGCGCCGAAATCACGGAAGCTGTCGGCCACGCGTAGCGTTGAAGCCGTTATGCGACTTTCTGTCCTCGATCTGGTTCCGGTGCGCACTGACCAGACCACCGCCGATGCTCTGGCCGCCACGGTGCAGCTCGCCCAGACCGCCGACCAGCTCGGTTACACGCGGTACTGGCTTGCCGAGCATCACAACATGCCTGCCGTCGCGGCCACCAGCCCACCCGTGCTGATCGGCTACCTGGCCGCGCAGACCGAACACATCAGGCTGGGCTCGGGTGGTGTCATGCTGCCCAACCACGCACCTCTGGCGGTTGCCGAGCAGTTCGCACTGCTCGAGGCCGCCGCACCCGGCCGCATCGACCTTGGCCTCGGCCGGGCGCCCGGCAGCGACCCGGTGACGTCAGTGCTGCTGCGTGGTGCCGCGGGACGTGACGATTCCGACGTCGAGAAGTTCCCGCAGTACCTCGACGAGATCGCGGCCATGATGAGCGCCCGCGGCGTGCGGGTCGACCTGCCTGCGCGCCTGGGCCGCCCCGACTACGTCCTCAAGGCCACCCCCGAGGCGGTCGGTGAACCGCGCATCTGGCTGCTGGGATCGTCGATGTACTCCGCACACCTGGCCGCCGCCAAGGGCCTGCCGTACGTGTTCGCCCACCACTTCGCCGGGCACGGCACCGACGAGGCGCTGGATATCTACCGCGAGGAGTTCCAGCCCAGCGATCTGGCGAGTGAACCCGTGACGTTCCTGACGGTCAACGCCTCCGTGGCGCCCACGCGCGAGGAGGCCGAGGAACTCCTGCTGCCGAACCTGCTCATGATGGCGCGCCTGCGGACCGGCCAGCCCCTGACCGCACTCGATCTGGTCGAGGACGCGCAGGCCACCAAGCTGACCCCGCAGGAGCAGGCCATCGTCGACGTCGGCCGGGCCAAGTCCATCGTCGGCGCGCCCGCCGAAGCCGCCGACCAGTTGCGCCAGTTGGCCGAGAAGTTCGGTGTCGACGAGGTGATGGTCAACCCGGTCGGGTCGGCGCGCCGCGGCACCGAACCCGCCACCGCGCCTGCGCGCACCACCACGTTGGAACTGCTGGCCAAGGAACTGTTCTAAGCCGAGTTGTTCTAGGCCAGGCCCTTCAGCATCAGGTTCCAGTACATGAACGGCAGACCGTACTTCTTCAGGTACCAGTAGCTGCGGTGCGGCGTGACCGGGTTCAACACCGGCATCGACGGTGTGATGTTCAGGTCGTAGTCGAACTCGGCCAGCAGCATCGAGTGCCCCGACGTCACGATCGGACACGATCCGTAGCCGTTGTACGACGCCGTCAGCGGTTGTCCGGCCAGGTGCGCCTCGACGTTGGCCACCACCACCGGCGCCTGTTTGCGGATGGCCGCACCGGTCTTGGAGTTCGGCGTCGATCCGGCGTCGCCCAGGCTGAACACGTTGGGGTACCGGACGTGCTGCAGGGTGTGCTTGTCGATCTCGACGTAACCGTTTGCGTCACCCGTCGAAAGCGGACTGTCCTTGATCCAGTCCGGCGCCGACTGGCGGGGCGCGGTGTGCAGCACGTCGTAGGGCAGCATCGTGGTGGACCCGGCGGTCCCGACGGGCGTCACCGCGACCTTGTGGGCTGCCGCGTCGATCGACGTCACCTCGGCTCCTGCGTGCACCGTGATGCCGTAGTCGGCAGCCACGCTCTCGAGGCTGTCCGCGATGGCCGGAATGCCGAAGAGACGCGGCGTGGGCACCACCAGGTGCACGTCGATGTCCTTCAGCACGCCCTGTGAACGCCAGTGGTCGGCGGCCAGGTAGGCGATCTTCTGCGGTGCGCCGGCGCACTTGATCGGGCCCGACGGCATCGCGAACACCGCGGTCCCCGAACGCACGTTGCGGATGAAATCCCAGGTGCGCGGGGCGAGGTCGAAGCGATAGTTCGACGACACGCCGTCCTTGCCGAGGGCCTCCTGCAGGCCCTCGGTTCGGTTCCAGTCCAGCTGGATGCCCGGACACACCACCAGGGCGTCGTACTCGTAGGTCGCGCCGTCGACACACGTGACGGTGTTGTTGTCGGGATCGACCGTGGCTGCGGCGTTGCGGATCCATGTGGCGCCCTTGGGCATCACGGATGCCTCGGGGCGCGCACTGGTGGCCGCTTTGGCCCGTCCGCCGCCGACGAGCGTCCACAGCGGTTGGTAGTAGTGCGTGGCGGACGGTTCGATGACGGCGACGTCGGAGTGGCCCCGGCGCAGCAGCCGGGCGGCGACCGAGATGCCGGCCGTTCCGCCGCCGACGACGAGGATCCGATGTTTTCCAGTGGTCACGGTTCTTCTCCTTGTGCCCGCTCAGGCGTTCTGGTGTGAATCCGCCCAGGCGCCATAGCCGCCCAGGATGTCGCTGACATCGGAGAAACCGTTGGACCGCAAGAGGCTTGCCGCGACCGAGGACCGGTAGCCGCCGGCGCAGTACACAACGGTCGGCCTCGAAGGATCCAGTTCGGCAAGGCGCCCCGGCAGCTGTCCAACCGGGATCGCAGTCGCGTTCGGGATGGTGCCTGCGGCGACCTCGCCCGGATTGCGCACATCGACGATCTGCAGGTCGGCCAACTCTGCGGCGCGTTGGTCGAATGCCTGTGCTGTGAGTCGAGAGGCCATCTGAACGTCGTCGGAGTGGGCCAACATCTCCTCGAACGGCCGGTCTAAGTATCCGATCACGCGGTCGAAACCGATGCGGGCCAGTCGATTCCTGCCCTCCAGCTCCTGTCCCGGCTCGGTGAACAGCACGATGTCGACATCCGGCGACAGCACTGATCCGGCGAACTCGGCGTACCGGCCCTCGAGACCGATGTTGATCGCCTGGCGCAGATGGCCGGTGGCGAACTCCTCTGGGCTGCGTCCGTCGACCAGGACGGCGCCGTCGGCCAGGGCCGCCGAGACGTCGTCCCAGCTCATGGCCGGAGGCATCGTGTTCTCGTCCAACAGTTCTCGATCCTTGCGGTTGAGGATCGCGTCGTAGACGAAATAACTCGGGGCCGGCGGCTGACCCTCGGTGACCAGCTCCATGAAGGTGGCCTTGTCGGGGGCACGCAACGCGTAGTTCGTGGTCTTCTGCTCACCCATGGTCGACCACAGGTCCGTCGAGAGGTTCTTGCCGCAGGCTGATCCCGCGCCGTGCGCCGGATACACGCGGGTGGCGTCGGGCAGCGTCATGAGCTTGGTGTGCAGCGAGTCATAGAGTTTGTCGGCCAACTCCTCGCGGGTGAACCCGATCGATGCCAGCAGATCCGGGCGGCCGACGTCACCGATGAACAGCGCATCACCGGTCAACACGCCATAGGGGACCTCGTCGCTGGCGTGCTCGTAGACCACGATGCTCATCGACTCCGGGGTGTGGC
The DNA window shown above is from Mycolicibacterium confluentis and carries:
- a CDS encoding MFS transporter, whose protein sequence is MVNSRRVPLLLILSATLLAGAGNGITIVAFPWLVLQRNGSAVEASLVAMAGTLPLLAATLLAGTAVDYLGRRVVSMLADLLSGLSVMAVPVIALVFGVEAIDVAVLAGLAALGSFFDPAGMTARETMLPEAAARAGWTLDHANSVYEAVFNLAYIVGPGIGGLLIATLGGVNTMWVTAGAFGLSIVAISALRVEGAGRPDRTKLPDGVWSGIVEGLRFVWNNKVLRTLAFVDLTVTGLYMPMESVLFPKYFTDRDEPAQLGWVLMALAMGGLVGALSYAVLSRHLKRRTTMLIAVLTLGVAMTVIAFLPPLPLILALCAVVGFVYGPIAPIYNYVMQTRAPAHLRGRVVGVMGSLAYAAGPLGLIVAGPLADAAGLRTTFLALSLPMLVIGLLALGLKSLRELDRTPD
- a CDS encoding uracil-DNA glycosylase; the protein is MLPHPRTGRRFASPVPPGTRWPGDPATAVTPVAGDAAEVERLAAEAARLRDLDAEVSVCRACPRLVAWREEVALVKRRSFADQPYWGRPVPGWGSARPRLFIVGLAPAAHGANRTGRMFTGDRSGDQLFAALHRAGLVNQPLSVDAGDGLRANRIRISAPVRCAPPDNAPTPAERDTCAPWLRAEWTMVAPDVRVIVALGGFAWNVALGLLADQIVGRRPKFGHGAVVTLPSGQQLLGCFHPSQQNMFTGRLTPAMLDEIFADARRRAGI
- a CDS encoding LLM class flavin-dependent oxidoreductase; the encoded protein is MRLSVLDLVPVRTDQTTADALAATVQLAQTADQLGYTRYWLAEHHNMPAVAATSPPVLIGYLAAQTEHIRLGSGGVMLPNHAPLAVAEQFALLEAAAPGRIDLGLGRAPGSDPVTSVLLRGAAGRDDSDVEKFPQYLDEIAAMMSARGVRVDLPARLGRPDYVLKATPEAVGEPRIWLLGSSMYSAHLAAAKGLPYVFAHHFAGHGTDEALDIYREEFQPSDLASEPVTFLTVNASVAPTREEAEELLLPNLLMMARLRTGQPLTALDLVEDAQATKLTPQEQAIVDVGRAKSIVGAPAEAADQLRQLAEKFGVDEVMVNPVGSARRGTEPATAPARTTTLELLAKELF
- a CDS encoding NAD(P)/FAD-dependent oxidoreductase; translated protein: MTTGKHRILVVGGGTAGISVAARLLRRGHSDVAVIEPSATHYYQPLWTLVGGGRAKAATSARPEASVMPKGATWIRNAAATVDPDNNTVTCVDGATYEYDALVVCPGIQLDWNRTEGLQEALGKDGVSSNYRFDLAPRTWDFIRNVRSGTAVFAMPSGPIKCAGAPQKIAYLAADHWRSQGVLKDIDVHLVVPTPRLFGIPAIADSLESVAADYGITVHAGAEVTSIDAAAHKVAVTPVGTAGSTTMLPYDVLHTAPRQSAPDWIKDSPLSTGDANGYVEIDKHTLQHVRYPNVFSLGDAGSTPNSKTGAAIRKQAPVVVANVEAHLAGQPLTASYNGYGSCPIVTSGHSMLLAEFDYDLNITPSMPVLNPVTPHRSYWYLKKYGLPFMYWNLMLKGLA
- a CDS encoding MBL fold metallo-hydrolase, which encodes MKFVQYYLDCLSHASYLIGDESSGRAVVVDPQRDVAEYLADAEKFGFAIELVIETHFHADFLSGHLELAKATGAKIVYSSVAETEFESMGVADGERYSLGEVTLEFRHTPGHTPESMSIVVYEHASDEVPYGVLTGDALFIGDVGRPDLLASIGFTREELADKLYDSLHTKLMTLPDATRVYPAHGAGSACGKNLSTDLWSTMGEQKTTNYALRAPDKATFMELVTEGQPPAPSYFVYDAILNRKDRELLDENTMPPAMSWDDVSAALADGAVLVDGRSPEEFATGHLRQAINIGLEGRYAEFAGSVLSPDVDIVLFTEPGQELEGRNRLARIGFDRVIGYLDRPFEEMLAHSDDVQMASRLTAQAFDQRAAELADLQIVDVRNPGEVAAGTIPNATAIPVGQLPGRLAELDPSRPTVVYCAGGYRSSVAASLLRSNGFSDVSDILGGYGAWADSHQNA